GGCCACGCACCTGGGCTACGCCAGCGGCGTGGGCGCGGACAGCCGCAAGCTGTACCGCCGCCGCGAGGACCTGGAGCGCGCCGCCGGCAAGCTGCTGCTGGACCTGGGGCTGCGCTTCGAGCCGCAGAGCGCCGTCTTCGACGCGGCGAGCGACGTCGCGCTGGAGTTCTGGGCCCGCGGCCTGGCCTCGCTGCCGGCCGAGTGGGACCGCTTCGGCGTGCAGGCCCCCAAGGTGCGCCTGCGTCCCAAGCTCAAGCCGCGCATCCGCGTGGGCATGAGCGGCGTGCAGTGGTTCGACCTGGACGCCGAGTTCGTCACCGACGACCAGGCGGTGGACCTGGGCGCGGTGCGCATGTGGCTGGACTCCGGCCGCAAGTTCGTCCCCCTGAAGGACGGCAGCTTCGCGGAGGCCGACCCCGCCGAAATCAAGCGCGTGGCGGACCTGCTGGAGGAAGCGGGCGCCATGCCGGGCCGCTCCCGCACGCGGCTGCCGCTGCACCAGGCCGTCGCGTTGGACCTGCTGGCGGACCTGGGCGAGTTCACCGAGGTGGAGGCCAAGGCGCGCCAGGCCATGCTGGAGCTGCGCGAGACGGCCGGCGTGCCGAAGGTCGCCGTGCCCGAGGGGCTGCAGGCCACGCTGCGCCACTACCAGGAAGCGGGCCTGTCCTGGCTCTGGTTCCTGCGCCGCCACGGGCTGTCCGGCATCCTCGCGGACGACATGGGTCTGGGAAAGACCATCCAGTCGCTCAGCCTCATGCAGAAGGTGGCCAACGACGAGGGGCGCAAGCCGTCGCTCGTGGTGGCCCCCACCAGCGTGCTCGCCAACTGGGAGCGCGAGGCCGAGCGCTTCACCCCGGGCCTCAAGGTCATGGTGTGGCACGGCCAGGACCGCAAGGAGCGCGCCGAGGACCTCAAGGGCATGGACCTGGTCCTCACCTCCTATGCGCTCGTCCGCCGGGACTTGGACCAGCTCTCCGAGGTGGGCTTCCGCTACGTCATCCTCGACGAGGCGCAGAACATCAAGAACGCGGACAGCGCCACCGCGCAGGCGTGCAAGTCGCTGCCCAGCGAGACGCGCCTGGCGCTCACCGGTACGCCGCTGGAGAACCGCCTGTCGGAGCTGTGGAGCATCTTCGACTTCCTGATGCCGGGCTTCCTCGGCAGCGCGGACGGCTTCAGCGACAGGTACGAGCAGCCCATCCAGGTGGCCAACGACGCCACCGCGAAGGACCGGCTGCGCCGCCGTATCCAGCCCTTCATCCTCCGCCGCCTCAAGACGGAGGTGGCCAAGGACCTGCCGCCCAAGACGGAGAGCGTCGCCTGGTGCGAGATGGAGCCCGGCCAGGCCGCCCTCTACCGCGAGGTGCTGGACGAGAGCCGCCGCAAGGTGTCCGAGTCCATCGAGAAGGTCGGCTTCAAGCGCAGCCGCGTGTCCATCCTCGCCGCGCTGATGCGCCTGCGTCAGGTGTGCTGCGACCCGCGCCTGCTCAAGATGCCGCCCGGCACGCTGCTGCCCTCGAGCGCCAAGCTCGAGCGCTTCATGCAGCTGGTGGACGACCTGGTGGCGGAGGGCCACCGCGCCCTCGTCTTCAGCCAGTTCACGGAGATGCTGGAGCTGCTGAAGCAGGAGGCGGACAAGAAGGGCCTGCGCTACCTCTACCTGGACGGCCGCACCAAGGACCGCATGGGCAAGGTGGACGAGTACAACAACCCGGAAGGGCCACCGCTGTTCTTCATCTCTCTCAAGGCGGGCGGCACCGGCCTCAACCTCACCGCGGCCGACTACGTCATCCACTTCGACCCGTGGTGGAACCCCGCCGTGGAGGACCAGGCCACGGACCGTACGCACCGCATCGGCCAGACGCGCGCCGTCATCAGCTACAAGCTGATCACCCGCGGCACCGTGGAGGAGAAGATCCTCGCCCTCCAGCGCCGCAAGAGAGACCTCGCCGCCGGCGTGCTGGGTACGGACGGTGACGACATCGGCCGCAACCTCACGGAGCAGGACATCCAGGAGCTCTTCACCGAGGTCTGAGAAGAGGCGAGTGGTTGGGGCTCCGACAGAGCCCCTCTCCCACCCGCCCGCCATCCGTGCGCACGACCGGAACGCCTGTGCAGTGTCAGAGAGACCTGTTAGGGTGTTCAGGTACCAGTGCCGTCGTACGGACTACGGAGGGCGCGCGTGCTGCTGGGTCTGCGGATTTCGAACGTGGCGGTGATCGAGGAGGTGGAGGTGGCGTTCGGAGCCGGCCTCACCGTCCTCACGGGTGAGACAGGTGCGGGCAAGTCCATCCTCGTGGATGCACTGGGCCTTTTGCTCGGCGGGCGGGCCGACGCGGACGTCATCCGCGCCGGCTGTGAGGAGGCGTCCGTCGAGGGCGTCTTCGCACGCACCCCTGCCCTGGGCGGCCGCCTGGAGGAGCTGGGGCTGCCGGACCTCGGAGAGGAGGTGCTGGTGCGCCGGGTGCTCGGCAGGACGGGCCGGGGAAAGGTGTACGTCAACGGCGCCCTGGTGACGGTGGGCGTGCTGTCGAAGCTCACGCGCGGCGCGGTGGACATCGCCGGGCAGCACGAGCACGTCAGCCTGTTCGACTCGGGGCTGCACCGCGTCCTGCTCGACAGGTACGGCGCCCTGGACGAGGCGCTGGCCGCGTACTTCGGTGAGTACACGGCGCTGCGCGAGGTGGACGCGCGCATGCACGCGCTCGGGGGCGACGAGGCGAAGGTGCGCGAGCGCGCCGAGTTCCTGCGCTTCCAGTTGGACGAAATCACGCGGCTGGAGCCCGAGGCCGGCGAGGACGTGCGGCTGGACGCGGAGCGCAAGCGGCTGGGCAGCGCGGAGAAGCTCAAGCGCGGCGCGTCCGAGGCCGAGCTGCTGGTGGCCGGTGAGGAGCAGTCCGCCGTGGAGACGGTGGGCCGCGCGCTGGGGCTGGTGCATGACGCGGTGAAGTTCGACGCGTCGCTGGCGCCGGTGGCCCAGTCGCTGAGCACCGCCCTGTCCGAGCTGGAGGAGGCGCAGCGCCGGCTCAACCGCTACGTGGAGGGGCTGGAGTCCGACCCGTCGCGGCTGGCGGACGTGGAGGAGCGGCTGGACGCGCTCAAGCGCCTGTGCCGCAAGCACGGCGTCACCCTGGACGGGGTGCTGAAGAAGCGCGGCGAGCTCGAGACCGAGCTGGGCACGCTGGAGAACCGCCAGGAGATTCTGGAGGAGCTGGCCCAGGAGCGGCGCCGGGTGGAGGAGCGGGCGCGCAAGGCGGCCGCGGCGCTGTCGCGCAAGCGCACGGCGAGCGCGGTGGAGTTCTCCGCCCAGGTGCGCGACGGCCTGGCGCACCTGGCCATGGGCAAGGCGGCCTTCGACGTGCGGGTGACTCCGGGCGAGACGCTGCGGCCGGACGGCGCGGACGAGGTGGAGTTCTTCTTCAGCGCCAACCCCGGCGAGCCGGCGCGTCCGCTGGCCAAGGTGGCCTCCGGTGGCGAGGCGAGCCGGCTGCTGCTGGCCCTCAAGCGTGCCCTGGCGGACAGTGACGGCTGCGGCTCGTACATCCTGGACGAGGCCGACGCGGGCGTCAGCGGCGCCATCGCCGACGTGGTGGGGCGGATGATCAAGGAGGTGAGCAGCCACCGTCAGGTGCTCTGCATCACCCACCTGCCCCAGGTGGCGGCCTACGCGGACGCCCACCTGCTCATCCGCAAGGGCCTCAAGGCCGAGCGCACCGTGTCCGAGGTGGTGGTGCTGGAGGCCGGGACGGAGCGCACCCGCGAGCTGGCGCGGATGATGTCGGGCGTCGAAGTCACCCGGGAGGCCCTGGGCGCTGCCGAAGCCCTGGTGCGCTCGGCAAACCGCTCGCTGACCACGCCCCCGCCGCCGCCGAGGGCCCGCCGGGAAACCGGCCCGGAGGGGGGCTCCCGGGGGCGTCTCCGACGCACTGCGTAGGGACTGATGTGGGGCAAGCGCATTCGCGTCCTTGCCCCATCCCTGGGCCTCACATAGCATCCCCTCTGTGTCCAGCACCGCAGGGCAGACCGCGGCCTCCCGCCTCAAAATTGTCTCCGCCGGCCTGACGGACGTCGGGCGCAAGCGCAATCACAATGAGGACAGCTTCCTCATTGATGACGAGCTGCAGCTCTATGTCGTCGCGGACGGAATGGGCGGCCACGCGGGCGGTGGCACCGCGTCGCGCATCGCCGTGGAGACCATCGACAAGGAGATGCGCAGAGCGCGGGAGGGGAAGGACAACCCCTTCCTCTCCGTGCCCAACCTCCAGGATTCGCCCCTCCCCGAGTCCCTGCGCACCGCCGTGGAGAAGGCCTGTCTGGCCATCTTCACCGCCGCGCAGGAGGACGCGCGGCTGTCGGGCATGGGGACCACCGTCATCTCCCTGGTGGTCCGCGACGAGCACGCCTTCTTCGCCCACGTGGGCGACAGCCGGGCGTACCTCATCCGCGGCGACCTCATCCAGCAGATCTCCGAGGACCACTCCCTGGTCAACGAGCAGATCAAGGCCGGGATGATTACCCCCGAGGAGGCCAAGCACTCCCGCTACAAGAACATCATCACCCGCTCCGTCGGCTTCGAGGAGGAGGTGCAGGTGGACGTGATGGGGCTGGTGTCCGAGCCCGGTGACGTCTTCCTCCTCTGCTCGGACGGCCTCGCCAACATGCTCGAGGACCGGGAAATCCACGACGTGGTGTCCAAGGCGCGCAGTCTGGACGAGGTGCCCAAGCGCCTCGTCGACTTCGCCAACGAGCGGGGAGGGGACGACAACATCACCGTCATCGTGGTGGGCGTCGAAGCCTGAGTCCGGGCTGACTCCAAGTGGCCACAGACTCGCCCATCGGGTCTGTTGACCTTGACACTCTTGGAATGCGAATGGTAGCTGCCCCAACGTTTCCAGTAACGGCGAAACGCCTCTGGGAGACGGAGTGGGGGGGTGGAGTGGCGGGGGGAGGTGTTGCGCGAGAGCAAGCGACTTAGCTTGTCGCGCCAGAAGTCCCACGCAAAGCAGGGGAGCGGTCCCGTGGCGAAAAAGTCCTTCACACTGATGGTGATCCCGGATCATGACGCTCCGGTGAAGCGGTACACCATCCAGCGGTCCTTCCTCATGCAGGTGGGGATGGGGCTGATGTTGGTGGTGGGACTGTCGGCGGGTGCGAGCATCCACTACTTCCAGGTGGCGGCGGACGCCTCGGAGAACCGCATCCTCCGTGAGGAGAACCTCACGCTGCGCTCGCAGCTCAAGTCGGTGCGCGAGCGCATCGAGCACATCGGCTCCACGCTGGACAGGGTGGAGCGGTTCGACCAGAAGCTGCGCGCGGTGACGCTGCTGTCGGACCCGCAGCGCAACCTGGCCATGGGCCCCACGGAGCCCGAGGCGGGCACCACGGCGCCGACGACGGCCACCCAGTTCACCCAGCTCACCACCACGGAGACGCCCAAGGCGCTGCTGGGCCGGCTGGACAGGCTGAGCGCGGAGGCCACCCGTCAGGAGCAGAGCCTCCAGGAGCTGCAGGCGTACTTCCAGGACCAGAAGTCGCTCTTGGCCTCCACGCCGTCCGTCTGGCCCGCGCGCGGCTGGGTGACGAGCGACTTCGGCTCGCGGTTGGATCCGTACACCGCCGACCGCGTCATGCACGCCGGCATCGACATCGCGGCGCCGCACGGGAAGGAAATCTACTCCCCGTCGGACGGCACGGTGGTGTTCGCGGGGCTCGAGGGCGGCTACGGCAACGTGCTCGTCATCGACCACGGCTACGGCATCAAGACGCGCTACGGCCACCTGGCGAAGATGCTGGTGAAGGCCGGCGACAAGGTGAAGCGCGGCGCGCTCATCGCCGCCGTCGGCAACACCGGCCGCTCCACCGGCCCGCACCTCCACTATGAGGTCCGCGTCAACGGGATTCCCCAGAACCCGCGCAAGTTCATCCTCGAGGAGTAGCCTCCTCTCGCGGCCTTCTTTCCGCGCCTGCCCCCGGAGTCCTCTTCAGGGCGTGGCGGGCGCGGGGACGAAGCCATCCAGGCGCAGGCGGCGGCGCTGCAGCCCGCTGGAGCGCCCGGTTCGCACCATGACGTGGGTGCGCTCCAGCTCCGCCCACACCAGCGGCCCCAGCACCTGCCAGTGCGAGGGCGCATCCACCGTCAGCTCCAGCAGGCTCACCGTCCACGCCGGCACGTCCGCGTCGGGCGTGCCCTCGGGCAGCACGCGGCGCACGTCGCGGGCCAGGCGCTCCTGCGTGGGGACGTCCAGGTCCTCGCGCACGGTGAGCTGCGAGGTGGGCACCAGCAGCGCGGCGAAGGCGTCCGGGTGCACGCGCAGCACCTTCGCGCCGGGGTACTGCGCGGCGAGGGACTCCGCGGTCGCGCGCAGCACCGCGTCCCCGGTGGCGAAGCCGAAGCGCGCGTTGACGTGAATCATGCCCTGCACGTCGGCGATGACGGCCCCCACGCGCCACCCGTCGTGGTGCGCGTGCGTGGACAAGTCGTACTCCTCCTTCAGGAGGCTGCCCTGGGTGAGGGCGGGCACCTGGAGGGCGCCCGTCTTCGCGTCCGGGTGGCCCCGGCGGGCCTGCTCCGCCTGGAGGAGCAGCTCCACCGCGGCCTGCACGGGCGCGTCCCGGTGGCGCTGGAGCACCCACGGGTTCAGGGCGATGAGGGCGGTGGCGGTGGCGTCGTCGAGGGGGTAGGGCATCGCGCCCCTTGTGTAGCGCGTCCCGGGCCCCCGCGCAGGCGCTTCACTTCATGCGGTGGGCCGTCACCGTCACCTCGTCCCGGTCATGGTAGAGCTGGCGGACGGTGAGGCCCTCCCAGCCTCCCTCCGCCGTCAGGGTGTGGCGCACGCGCAGCAGGACGGGGTTCTTGTCCTTCATCGGCAGCTTGATGTTGGCCACCAGGTGGCGCGCCCAGTTCTTGCGGCCCCACTTCGCCAGCAGCTGCGCCACCTCCAGGGGCCGCCAGGCCATGTCGCAGAAGAGCCAGTCCACCGGCTCGTCGGGCGCGTAGGCGAAGGCGCTCTGCTGCACGTGCTGGACGCGCCGGTTGGCGGCCAGCTCCGGCATCAGCTTCGCCGGGTCCACCGCCACCACCCGCGCGCCGCGCGCCACCAGTCGCTGCGTCCACCCGCCGGGCGCCGCGCCCAGGTCCACGCAGACGTCCCCGCGCCCGGGCTCGAAGGCCAGCCCGTCGAGCGCCTCCTCCAGCTTCATGGCCGCGCGCGAGGGGGACTCTCCGGCGCGCTTCATGCGCCGCCGTCCGCCCGCCGCCAGGGACAGCGCCTCGCGCGCGTGCACCGCGCCCACCACCGTCACCCCGTCCGGCGCCACGCACAGGCCCACCACCAGGGCGCCCGACTCGCGCGCCCGCTGCGCGTCCTCCACCAGCCGCTCCGAGGGGAGCCGGGCGTGCACCGCCGCCTCCAGCGCCTCCGCGGGCGCCGTCAGCGCGTTGCCGCGCGGCGTGTCCGGCGTGAAGGCCTGCACCACCCAGGGCGAGCGGCCGGGCAGGGCGAGCACGGCCTTCGCCGCGGCCTCCGCCACCTCGTCCGGCGTGCGTCCCGCCAGCGTCACGGCCACGCGGTAGCCGGCGCGCGCGAAGGCGGGGGTGAGGCCGGTGACGGCCTCGCTCTCCACCAGGGCCTCGCCGAGCAGGCGGGGGTGCGCGCCCGCCCACTCCAGCTCCTCGTAGAGGTGCGACTCGAAGCCCGCACGGCAGGTCCACAGCCAGTGCCCTGGACGCGCGGCCAGCGTCTGCGAGGGCATGGGCGGCACCTTCGCCCGGGCGGGAGCCCGGGGACTGGGGGCGGGAGGCGCGGCCCGGGAAGGCTGCTTGCCCGCCGGGGCAGGGCCCGGGCGACCGCCGGGGGCCTGGGGGCGGGCAGGGCGGCGGGGCGCGTTTCGGGGAGAAGGGGCGCCCGGCCTGCGGCGTTGATTTCGCGTAGGGGACATTGCGTGTGCTCGGTTCCGCTTTACTCTGAGCCGCTGCGTGGTGAGCGACCGTCCGAGTGGAAGTTTCGGAGGCCGCGCGTGGTTTCCAACCGTTTCTCCCTTACATCTCCTGGGATTTCCCTTCACTCGCCGCCGTCCTTCGAGGATTCTCCGGCGCGAGAGAGCCGACCGAATGATCGAATGGACGCTGAAGAAGCTCATTGGGACCAAGAATGAGCGCGAGCTCAAGAAGGCCCACGGGAAGGTGGCTCGTGTCAACGAGCTGGAGACCCGGATGCGGGCCCTCAAGGACGAGGACTTCGCGAAGGAGACCGCGCGCCTGAAGCAGGAGGTGCAGAACGGCAGGTCGCTGGACGACATGCTGTTCGAGGCCTTCGCCATCACCCGCGAGGCGGCGCGCCGCGTCATCGGCCAGCGCCACTACGACGTGCAGCTCATCGGCGGCATGTTCCTCCACGAGGGCTGCATCGCGGAGATGCGCACCGGTGAAGGCAAGACGCTGACGGCGACGCTGCCCTGCTACCTCAACGCGCTGTCCGGGCGTGGCGTGCACGTGGTGACGGTGAAC
Above is a window of Pyxidicoccus xibeiensis DNA encoding:
- a CDS encoding DEAD/DEAH box helicase; the protein is MPAVQSTADIRDALPPQDTVWLRALKAEVQPTTFKKGREVAESRRVFGLQREGNRISAQVAGSTGERYQVALELGDGKATSTCTCQSWNVYGPHCKHVVAAALIYAARFRPPAPPPPRPEPVPAAAEPPMEATDDEVPVEPMGPPGVDPVNLPALAKVESWLGLSSQPDYEFFYRLTPSSTGNGGRHWVVDVRRQDAQTKGPIHVKRLLQTGGRIAPADERVFMMLSRHEHRYDSRIVLSDEDLSEALEQMRFRRVIYRGTALINTEAPVRPQIRLESRPDGATARIELLFPDGVSYSLKDVIILSGKKTWVIQAQNLHAVEPDFPPRLLRKWLLEPSMSFPSGQLDRVLTFFAAHLPRFRMALKADDIDVDESVEPRFMLTLEGNPEKVKVQLAARYGQTTVPVSPTATHLGYASGVGADSRKLYRRREDLERAAGKLLLDLGLRFEPQSAVFDAASDVALEFWARGLASLPAEWDRFGVQAPKVRLRPKLKPRIRVGMSGVQWFDLDAEFVTDDQAVDLGAVRMWLDSGRKFVPLKDGSFAEADPAEIKRVADLLEEAGAMPGRSRTRLPLHQAVALDLLADLGEFTEVEAKARQAMLELRETAGVPKVAVPEGLQATLRHYQEAGLSWLWFLRRHGLSGILADDMGLGKTIQSLSLMQKVANDEGRKPSLVVAPTSVLANWEREAERFTPGLKVMVWHGQDRKERAEDLKGMDLVLTSYALVRRDLDQLSEVGFRYVILDEAQNIKNADSATAQACKSLPSETRLALTGTPLENRLSELWSIFDFLMPGFLGSADGFSDRYEQPIQVANDATAKDRLRRRIQPFILRRLKTEVAKDLPPKTESVAWCEMEPGQAALYREVLDESRRKVSESIEKVGFKRSRVSILAALMRLRQVCCDPRLLKMPPGTLLPSSAKLERFMQLVDDLVAEGHRALVFSQFTEMLELLKQEADKKGLRYLYLDGRTKDRMGKVDEYNNPEGPPLFFISLKAGGTGLNLTAADYVIHFDPWWNPAVEDQATDRTHRIGQTRAVISYKLITRGTVEEKILALQRRKRDLAAGVLGTDGDDIGRNLTEQDIQELFTEV
- the recN gene encoding DNA repair protein RecN; the encoded protein is MLLGLRISNVAVIEEVEVAFGAGLTVLTGETGAGKSILVDALGLLLGGRADADVIRAGCEEASVEGVFARTPALGGRLEELGLPDLGEEVLVRRVLGRTGRGKVYVNGALVTVGVLSKLTRGAVDIAGQHEHVSLFDSGLHRVLLDRYGALDEALAAYFGEYTALREVDARMHALGGDEAKVRERAEFLRFQLDEITRLEPEAGEDVRLDAERKRLGSAEKLKRGASEAELLVAGEEQSAVETVGRALGLVHDAVKFDASLAPVAQSLSTALSELEEAQRRLNRYVEGLESDPSRLADVEERLDALKRLCRKHGVTLDGVLKKRGELETELGTLENRQEILEELAQERRRVEERARKAAAALSRKRTASAVEFSAQVRDGLAHLAMGKAAFDVRVTPGETLRPDGADEVEFFFSANPGEPARPLAKVASGGEASRLLLALKRALADSDGCGSYILDEADAGVSGAIADVVGRMIKEVSSHRQVLCITHLPQVAAYADAHLLIRKGLKAERTVSEVVVLEAGTERTRELARMMSGVEVTREALGAAEALVRSANRSLTTPPPPPRARRETGPEGGSRGRLRRTA
- a CDS encoding Stp1/IreP family PP2C-type Ser/Thr phosphatase gives rise to the protein MSSTAGQTAASRLKIVSAGLTDVGRKRNHNEDSFLIDDELQLYVVADGMGGHAGGGTASRIAVETIDKEMRRAREGKDNPFLSVPNLQDSPLPESLRTAVEKACLAIFTAAQEDARLSGMGTTVISLVVRDEHAFFAHVGDSRAYLIRGDLIQQISEDHSLVNEQIKAGMITPEEAKHSRYKNIITRSVGFEEEVQVDVMGLVSEPGDVFLLCSDGLANMLEDREIHDVVSKARSLDEVPKRLVDFANERGGDDNITVIVVGVEA
- a CDS encoding M23 family metallopeptidase — protein: MAKKSFTLMVIPDHDAPVKRYTIQRSFLMQVGMGLMLVVGLSAGASIHYFQVAADASENRILREENLTLRSQLKSVRERIEHIGSTLDRVERFDQKLRAVTLLSDPQRNLAMGPTEPEAGTTAPTTATQFTQLTTTETPKALLGRLDRLSAEATRQEQSLQELQAYFQDQKSLLASTPSVWPARGWVTSDFGSRLDPYTADRVMHAGIDIAAPHGKEIYSPSDGTVVFAGLEGGYGNVLVIDHGYGIKTRYGHLAKMLVKAGDKVKRGALIAAVGNTGRSTGPHLHYEVRVNGIPQNPRKFILEE
- a CDS encoding nucleotidyl cyclase domain-containing protein — protein: MPYPLDDATATALIALNPWVLQRHRDAPVQAAVELLLQAEQARRGHPDAKTGALQVPALTQGSLLKEEYDLSTHAHHDGWRVGAVIADVQGMIHVNARFGFATGDAVLRATAESLAAQYPGAKVLRVHPDAFAALLVPTSQLTVREDLDVPTQERLARDVRRVLPEGTPDADVPAWTVSLLELTVDAPSHWQVLGPLVWAELERTHVMVRTGRSSGLQRRRLRLDGFVPAPATP
- the rlmM gene encoding 23S rRNA (cytidine(2498)-2'-O)-methyltransferase RlmM — its product is MPSQTLAARPGHWLWTCRAGFESHLYEELEWAGAHPRLLGEALVESEAVTGLTPAFARAGYRVAVTLAGRTPDEVAEAAAKAVLALPGRSPWVVQAFTPDTPRGNALTAPAEALEAAVHARLPSERLVEDAQRARESGALVVGLCVAPDGVTVVGAVHAREALSLAAGGRRRMKRAGESPSRAAMKLEEALDGLAFEPGRGDVCVDLGAAPGGWTQRLVARGARVVAVDPAKLMPELAANRRVQHVQQSAFAYAPDEPVDWLFCDMAWRPLEVAQLLAKWGRKNWARHLVANIKLPMKDKNPVLLRVRHTLTAEGGWEGLTVRQLYHDRDEVTVTAHRMK